The following proteins come from a genomic window of Nostoc sp. TCL26-01:
- a CDS encoding alpha/beta hydrolase: MKLKIPTWIGTTIGLLGMGILPALGAEQVNFSYGLLEFSVSVSELKTFAQDGKISQQLAFFTKRLKPEQIAQLRQVLTKQEKLSPVAVAQFLYSDIGETMLESAGETIQTGARQNGFYAIRAALILAATDPEGLTLLNTMRYFPSQSIWINSNRIFALRNKLSTLEKETQRSLAVIEQESITEASAEPRVNSSKVPSLFNKTGAFSWQKRTIAFVDESRRFLMSGNGNRVIQTDLYLPQNQTSAPVVVISHGLGGDRTSFAYLAETLASYGFAVVVPQHPGSDSVHMQALLAGKTQQVFPDRELIDRPLDVTFVLNQLEQRSTSDPWLQGKINVQDVGVIGQSFGGYTALVLAGAQINIAQLRKDCQPESDLFDISLLLQCRALALGKDAPDYAQIQQTISNLDLRDRRVKAVFALNPVTGSILGQTGLSRIEIPVAIGAGAADIVTPVFSEQIQAFNWLTTPEKYLGVGDKGTHTDLIAGVSTVALPSFNRFSIFSEPDLVLERILVQALSTAFMKVYLAHETDYRAFLSASYIKKLDRDDPSKTYFVRSLPAGFPKRDRL, translated from the coding sequence ATGAAACTTAAAATTCCCACCTGGATTGGTACAACGATCGGGCTGCTGGGCATGGGCATATTGCCAGCTCTCGGTGCAGAACAGGTCAACTTTTCTTACGGTCTGTTAGAATTCTCGGTTTCGGTGTCTGAGCTAAAAACCTTTGCTCAAGACGGTAAAATAAGTCAACAACTCGCCTTCTTTACCAAACGCCTCAAACCAGAACAGATTGCTCAACTGCGCCAAGTTTTGACAAAACAAGAAAAATTAAGCCCCGTAGCCGTTGCTCAGTTTCTCTATTCAGACATCGGAGAAACGATGCTAGAGTCTGCGGGAGAAACCATTCAAACTGGTGCTAGACAAAACGGGTTTTATGCCATTCGGGCAGCATTGATTTTAGCGGCGACTGATCCAGAGGGATTAACGCTCCTGAATACGATGCGCTACTTCCCTTCCCAGAGTATTTGGATTAACTCCAACAGGATTTTTGCCTTGAGGAATAAACTTTCAACTCTAGAAAAGGAAACACAGCGATCGCTTGCTGTGATTGAGCAGGAGTCTATCACAGAAGCATCGGCTGAACCTCGCGTAAATAGCTCAAAAGTACCCAGCTTATTCAACAAGACAGGTGCGTTTTCCTGGCAGAAACGAACGATCGCGTTTGTCGATGAGAGCCGGAGATTTCTGATGAGTGGGAATGGAAATCGAGTAATTCAAACCGATCTTTATTTACCTCAAAATCAAACATCAGCACCCGTAGTCGTCATTTCCCACGGTCTTGGTGGCGATCGCACTAGCTTCGCTTACTTAGCAGAAACCTTAGCATCCTACGGATTTGCGGTTGTAGTGCCGCAGCATCCTGGGAGTGATTCTGTTCACATGCAAGCACTCCTGGCCGGGAAAACCCAACAAGTCTTTCCCGACAGAGAACTGATTGACCGCCCCTTAGACGTAACGTTTGTGCTGAATCAATTAGAACAGCGTTCAACCTCCGATCCGTGGCTACAGGGAAAAATCAACGTTCAAGACGTAGGTGTGATTGGCCAATCGTTTGGAGGGTACACCGCCTTAGTTTTAGCGGGCGCACAAATTAACATTGCTCAGTTACGCAAAGATTGTCAACCAGAATCGGATTTGTTCGATATTTCTTTGTTGTTGCAGTGTCGGGCATTAGCGCTGGGAAAAGATGCTCCTGATTATGCCCAGATCCAACAAACCATCAGCAATCTGGATTTACGCGATCGTCGAGTCAAAGCGGTGTTCGCTCTGAATCCGGTTACTGGCAGTATTCTGGGACAAACTGGTTTGAGCCGCATCGAGATTCCTGTCGCCATTGGTGCTGGTGCGGCAGATATTGTGACTCCTGTTTTTTCGGAACAAATCCAGGCATTTAACTGGTTGACGACCCCAGAAAAGTATTTAGGTGTGGGTGACAAAGGAACGCATACTGATTTGATTGCGGGTGTGAGTACGGTCGCGTTACCCTCTTTTAATCGTTTCTCTATTTTCTCTGAACCTGATCTTGTGTTAGAACGCATTCTTGTTCAGGCGCTGAGTACCGCATTTATGAAAGTCTATCTGGCTCACGAGACTGACTATCGTGCCTTCCTCAGCGCATCTTACATCAAGAAATTGGATCGCGATGATCCATCAAAAACCTATTTTGTCAGGTCATTACCAGCAGGGTTTCCCAAGCGCGATCGCCTCTAA
- a CDS encoding sulfite exporter TauE/SafE family protein produces the protein MNNLEFTAIIGIASILAGLLGALTGLGGAVVVVPFLTLGLGVDIRYAIGAALVSVIATSSGAAIAYVREGYSNIRVGMFLEVATTFGAVTGALIAAKIPTRAIAIIFGVILLVSTYLSNQPHHLQAVDLPIDPLATRLKMDGSYPTPSGERSYHVQHIPGGFAVMLIAGTLSGLLGVGSGALKVLAMDRVMQLPFKVSTTTSNFMIGVTAAASAGIYFSRGYIDPGLCLPVLLGVLVGAWCGAKVLVRAKVPALRIIFSIALVVIGIQMIYNGITGGI, from the coding sequence ATGAACAATCTAGAATTCACCGCAATTATTGGCATTGCTTCTATCCTAGCGGGCTTACTGGGTGCTTTGACTGGGTTGGGAGGAGCCGTTGTGGTTGTACCGTTCTTGACGCTGGGGCTTGGTGTAGACATTCGATATGCGATTGGCGCTGCTTTAGTGTCTGTAATTGCTACCTCGTCTGGAGCAGCGATCGCCTACGTTCGGGAAGGATATAGCAATATCCGAGTGGGGATGTTTCTAGAAGTTGCCACAACCTTTGGAGCCGTCACAGGGGCATTAATTGCCGCAAAGATTCCGACCAGAGCGATCGCCATCATCTTTGGAGTGATATTGTTAGTATCCACCTATCTCAGCAATCAACCCCATCATTTACAAGCTGTCGATCTACCAATTGATCCTCTAGCAACCCGCTTAAAGATGGACGGTAGCTACCCAACGCCGTCAGGTGAAAGATCCTATCACGTTCAGCATATTCCCGGTGGATTTGCCGTGATGCTAATCGCCGGAACACTTTCTGGCTTGCTCGGCGTTGGCTCTGGAGCGCTGAAAGTGCTGGCAATGGATCGGGTAATGCAGTTGCCGTTCAAGGTATCTACTACCACCAGCAATTTCATGATTGGCGTGACGGCTGCTGCTAGTGCTGGAATTTACTTCAGTCGAGGATACATCGATCCGGGTTTGTGTCTGCCTGTACTGCTGGGTGTATTAGTGGGCGCATGGTGCGGAGCTAAAGTGTTAGTTCGAGCAAAAGTTCCTGCGCTGCGGATTATTTTTAGCATTGCTCTAGTGGTGATCGGGATTCAGATGATTTACAACGGCATCACTGGGGGAATTTGA
- a CDS encoding DUF1634 domain-containing protein — protein MASTRRWTDKQVEITISVLLQVGVTLAAAIAIVGGIFYLIHHGHDTPQGHIFRGEPADLRQVPGVLHDVLALRGRGIIQFGILLLILTPVARVAFSLFAFWQQRDRLYIIITLIVLVILIHGLLTTG, from the coding sequence ATGGCAAGTACGCGCAGATGGACAGACAAGCAGGTGGAAATTACAATCAGTGTGCTTTTACAAGTAGGAGTCACTTTGGCAGCCGCGATCGCGATCGTAGGCGGTATTTTCTATCTGATTCATCACGGTCATGATACTCCTCAAGGTCACATCTTTCGCGGAGAACCGGCTGACCTGCGCCAAGTACCTGGTGTTCTTCATGATGTCCTAGCACTACGAGGACGGGGCATCATCCAGTTTGGCATTCTACTGTTGATTCTCACTCCAGTTGCACGAGTTGCGTTTTCATTATTCGCATTTTGGCAACAGCGCGATCGCCTTTATATCATCATCACGTTAATTGTACTGGTGATTCTTATTCATGGTCTTTTGACCACAGGGTAA